One part of the bacterium genome encodes these proteins:
- a CDS encoding cytochrome b5-like heme/steroid binding domain-containing protein yields the protein MKTNLIILGAVAIIVIGGVVFFANQNIAPTDEGTPITTGTNDEPLPVSDSNDSTPTQGNTQNTNTDEPKAQGFTMAQVATHSNISSCWTAVRGKVYDLTSWIPQHPGGPDKILKLCGKDGTETFVGQHGGSAQQETQLAKFYIGDLIQ from the coding sequence ATGAAAACCAATTTAATTATTCTAGGCGCTGTCGCCATTATAGTAATCGGAGGGGTGGTATTTTTCGCCAATCAAAATATTGCGCCTACGGACGAGGGAACTCCGATAACTACGGGCACAAACGATGAGCCTCTTCCGGTTTCCGATTCCAATGATTCCACGCCGACTCAAGGAAATACCCAGAATACGAACACTGATGAACCCAAGGCCCAAGGATTCACCATGGCCCAGGTTGCAACTCACTCCAATATCTCAAGTTGTTGGACGGCAGTACGCGGGAAAGTCTATGATTTGACCTCTTGGATTCCGCAGCACCCGGGAGGACCCGATAAAATCTTGAAATTGTGCGGGAAGGATGGGACGGAAACATTCGTCGGTCAGCACGGCGGAAGCGCTCAACAGGAAACCCAACTTGCCAAATTCTACATAGGTGACCTCATCCAGTAA